One part of the Terrimicrobium sacchariphilum genome encodes these proteins:
- a CDS encoding Fur family transcriptional regulator produces the protein MAYKTRQRDAIWQVVVSSDRPLTPLDICEQAGKSVEGIGIATVYRALKQMIAEGQVRHIDIPGVQPHYEAASRTHHHFFLCERCQRLFDLVGCLRGISSLLPDGFRMKRHEIVIYGDCESCVGKA, from the coding sequence ATGGCTTACAAGACCCGTCAGCGCGACGCCATCTGGCAAGTGGTCGTATCCTCGGATCGACCGCTTACCCCCCTGGACATCTGCGAGCAGGCGGGGAAGTCCGTGGAGGGCATTGGGATTGCCACGGTATATCGGGCTCTGAAGCAAATGATCGCAGAAGGACAGGTGCGGCACATCGACATCCCGGGTGTGCAGCCTCACTATGAAGCGGCCTCGCGCACTCATCATCATTTCTTCCTATGCGAGCGCTGCCAGAGGCTGTTCGACCTCGTGGGCTGCCTGCGTGGCATCTCCAGTCTGCTACCGGATGGTTTTCGCATGAAGCGACACGAAATCGTCATCTACGGCGATTGCGAGAGCTGCGTCGGCAAGGCATAG